A window of the Hordeum vulgare subsp. vulgare chromosome 5H, MorexV3_pseudomolecules_assembly, whole genome shotgun sequence genome harbors these coding sequences:
- the LOC123395390 gene encoding ATP-dependent RNA helicase DEAH12, chloroplastic, translated as MEEKLCDAGSGSAGNSVWEDVAANSRGEDDFRSCCGDEEEWEDTEESFTAGVSEAELDETSVRLFFKGVSSSDADGKKLSGIGVVMERTPGVPLHRVQKKLDFYVDELVAEHLALMDGLLVALQKGIRKIFAFTNSEKLYFQIAEAEILEDQLLVALGHRILELVEKLEDFDLILLPSFELERPLKLAKEAIGIVYVSPYEVATCPLCCEERRGSHMIKVGCSHKFCYSCLIVYVEDRLHASKLPIRCPQLRCKYHISAGECKSFLPVSSYESLESAFAVSGSTYDMERFYCPYPNCSVSLDLSQHFSRASSSSQSDLNCIECPECHGDICINCGVPWHIMMGCDEYQSLPVEERGAGDLSLHRLAQNNSWRRCQRCRRMIELTQGCFHMTCWCGHEFCYSCGAEYNNGVQACQCVFWDENNAEPSAAQSCQASEIWAWDTFDCMPTAADGYSEQERAQLALIQRFLAGGFSLSGDHHHLSQQSSPPRCAADSYIVDTMKDLHQLPWLERFVSVMSDTYNDDYIQ; from the exons ATGGAAGAAAAGCTATGTGATGCCGGCAGTGGGTCCGCTGGCAATTCTGTATGGGAGGATGTCGCCGCCAACTCGAGAGGCGAGGACGACTTCAGGAGCTGCTGCGGGGACGAGGAGGAGTGGGAGGACACGGAGGAGTCCTTCACCGCCGGCGTCTCCGAAGCGGAGCTCGACGAGACCTCGGTGCGGCTCTTCTTCAAGGGCGTGTCGAGCTCGGACGCGGATGGGAAGAAACTGTCCGGGATCGGCGTGGTGATGGAGAGGACACCTGGGGTGCCTCTTCATAGGGTGCAGAAGAAGCTGGATTTCTATGTGGATGAGCTGGTGGCTGAGCACTTGGCACTCATGGATGGCCTGTTGGTGGCATTGCAGAAGGGCATACGCAAGATCTTCGCCTTCACTAATTCAGAGAAGCTATACTTCCAG ATTGCAGAAGCTGAAATTCTTGAAGACCAGCTTTTGGTAGCTCTAGGACACAGGATTCTTGAACTGGTTGAGAAGCTGGAGGACTTTGATCTGATACTGCTTCCTAGCTTTGAACTTGAGAGGCCGTTGAAGTTGGCCAAAGAAGCGATAGGGATCGTGTATGTATCTCCCTATGAGGTTGCCACCTGCCCGCTATGCTGCGAGGAAAGACGGGGTTCTCACATGATCAAGGTGGGCTGTTCCCACAAATTTTGCTACAGTTGCTTGATTGTGTATGTTGAAGACAGGCTGCATGCCTCGAAGCTGCCTATCAGATGCCCACAGTTAAGGTGTAAATATCATATTTCGGCTGGTGAGTGTAAATCATTCCTTCCGGTTAGCAGCTACGAGTCCCTGGAGAGCGCTTTCGCGGTGTCTGGCAGCACCTATGACATGGAGAGGTTCTATTGTCCCTATCCAAACTGTTCGGTTTCGTTAGACCTCAGTCAACACTTCTCTAGGGCGAGCTCGTCCAGTCAGTCGGACCTCAATTGCATCGAGTGCCCGGAATGCCATGGAGATATCTGTATCAACTGTGGGGTGCCATGGCACATCATGATGGGGTGTGACGAGTACCAGAGCCTTCCTGTCGAGGAAAGAGGTGCAGGAGACTTATCTTTGCATCGGCTAGCACAAAACAATAGTTGGAGGCGTTGTCAGAGATGTCGACGGATGATCGAACTAACGCAAGGCTGCTTCCACATGACTTGCTG GTGTGGCCATGAGTTCTGCTACTCCTGTGGCGCCGAGTACAACAACGGCGTACAGGCATGCCAGTGCGTTTTCTGGGACGAAAACAACGCTGAGCCCTCGGCGGCCCAGTCCTGCCAGGCGTCTGAGATTTGGGCGTGGGACACCTTTGACTGCATGCCCACGGCCGCCGACGGCTACTCGGAGCAGGAGCGGGCACAGCTGGCTCTCATCCAGCGGTTCCTGGCGGGGGGCTTCAGCCTGAGCGGCGACCACCACCACCTGAGCCAGCAGTCGTCGCCGCCCCGCTGCGCGGCAGACTCGTACATCGTTGACACCATGAAGGACCTGCACCAGCTGCCGTGGCTCGAGCGGTTCGTGTCGGTGATGAGCGACACCTACAACGACGACTACATCCAGTGA